The Streptomyces noursei ATCC 11455 sequence GCCAGTCGGCGGGCGCGGCCGGGGCGGCGGTCGCCGCCGGTCGCGGTGGACGGCACCATGCCGGCGGGCGCGGGGCCGCGCACGGCTTCTGCGGTGGTGTCGGAACCCGATGGCACGGTTGCGGGCCTTCCTGCAGGTCGTCCGGTTGTCAGCTGACCGTACATCGGAGGGCCCGGGGCGTGGGGTCGGGGTGCGCGGACCGTGCGCAGACCGTGGGCTTACCGTGACGAGCGCGGCGCCCGGTGCCGCATGGTGCGGGGTGTCGGGGTGCGGATCGGGGCCCGGCGCCCTTCGGGCCGACCTGGGACCCGCTGGCTGCGGGTCGACCGAGAGCCGTTGTCTACTGAGCGCCGGGCCCCATCCGGGTCGCACCTGCCGACCGACCCAGCCATCGCCCTGGCCCTGGACCTGGCTCCCAGTGGTGGCGTGCCGGATGGCTCGCCACCCCATGGCCCAGCTGCGTTCGACGACTGCGCGGAGGTCTCCCGGTCGGACGTCCTGTGGTGGACCCGGCCGAACCTACCCGCCGACCGGCGCCTGCTGTCAACAGTCGCTCCGCCTGCGTGGTTTTCGCGTCGTCCCAGGTCAGTGCCGAGCCTTCCCAGGTGGGGCAGGCAGGTTCGGGCGCGGTATCCGCCGCCACCGGCGCCCGCGATGTCACTCGATCGGCCGGTCGAAGATCGGCCGTCCGCCGACGACCGTGCGCAGGCAGTGCGGGAGGTCGTTGCCGGGGGTGAGATCGGGCAGGCCAGGGGTGCCGGAGCGGGGGTCGGTCGACCAGCGCTCGACGCGCTCGTCGGGGGCCTGGACGATCAGGTCGCCGGTCCGCCAGACCGCGTAGTCGGCGGGGGCGCCGGGCATCAGGACGCCGGCGTCGTCACGGCCGATGGCCCGCCAGCCGCCGCGGGTGTGGGCGGTGAACGCGGCGCGGGCGGAGATGCCGTGGGCACGGGTGCGGTGGAAGACGGCGGCGCGCACGGTGCCCCAGGGGTCGAGCGGGGTGACCGGGCTGTCGGAGCCGAGGGCGAGCGGGACGCCGGCCTTGAGCAGCGCGGCGTAGGGGTTGAGGCCGGCGGCCCGGTCGGCGCCGAGGCGGGCGGCGTACATCCCGTCGGGGCCGCCCCAGGCGGCGTCGAAGCCGGGCTGCACCGAGGCGGTCAGAGCCAGGTCGGCGAAGGCGGCGATGGTGGCGTCGGTGAGCATCTCGGCGTGCTCGACGCGGTGCCGGGCGGCGCGGACCCGGGCCAGGCCGACCCGGTCGGCGGCGGCCCGGACGCCGTCGGTGACGGTGGTCAGGGCGGCGTCGCCGATGGCGTGGAAGCCGGCCTGGATGCCGGCCTCGGTGCAGGCTGCGACATGGGCGGCGACGGTCTCGCGGTCGAGGTGCGCGGTGCCGGTGTGGGTCCCGCCGGCGCAGCCGGGAGGGGCATCGGCGTAGGGGGCGTGCAGGTGCGCGGTGTGCGAGCCGAGCGAGCCGTCGGCGAAGAGGTCGCCGGCCGCGCCGTGCGCGCCGAGTTCACGGATCCGGTCGGCATCCTTTGCGGATGCGATCAGTTCGGCCCAGTAGCCGATGACGCGGGGGCCGGTGCCCTCGGCGGCCCGGGCGAGCAGCGCGGTGAAGTCGTCCTCGCTGGAGATCTCCGGGCCGGCGCACTCGTGGACGGTGCCGATGCCCAGCGAGGCGGCCCGCTCCAGCGCGGCGGCCTGGGCCTCGGCGCGCTGGGCGGGGGTGACGGTGGCGTACGCGGCGGCCCGCACGGCGTGGTGGGCGTCGCCGGTCAGCGGCGCCTCGGGGTGGAAACCGGACCGCTCTCGGATGCCCGGGACCAGGTCGAGCAGGGCGGTGGTGACGACCGCGGAGTGCACGTCGACGCGGGTGAGGTAGAGGGGACGGCCACCGGCGGCGGCGTCCAGTTCGGCGCGGGACGGCGGGCGGCCCTCGGGCCAGGCGCTGGCGTCCCAGCCGTGGCCGAGCAGCACGGTGCCGGCCGGTCGGCCGGCGGCGTACCCGCGGATCCGGTCGAGCGCCTCGGCCAGGGTGGCCGCGCCGGAGAGGTCCAGACCGGTGAGGGTCAACCCGGTGGCGGTGGTGTGCACATGTGCGTCCGTGAACGCCGGGGTGACCAGCGCGCCGTCGAGATGGACGATCTCGTCCACGCCGTCGGCGAAGGAGTCGGCCGCGCCCTCCTCGCCGACCCAGGCGATGCGGTCGCCCTCGACGACCATCGCGGTGGCGAAGGGGTCGGCGGGGCTGTGCACCTCACCGCCCCGCAGGAGAACGGTGCGGGAGGGGACCTGCTCGGGGTTGCGCTCGCTCATACCGGACAGTTTCGCCCCTGCGCCGGGGCGCCCGGCGCCCGGGGGTCGACTCCCGGGCGGCTCAGATCCGCGGCGGGCGGGCCTCGTAGGGGGTGGAGAGCACCACCGTCGTGCGGGTGGAGACCCCGGCCAGGCTGCGGATGCGGGTGAGCAGGTGCTCCAGCTCCAGCGGGGTGGCGACCCGGACCTTGAGGATGTAGTTCTCGTCGCCGGCGACGCTGTGGCACGCCTCCAGCTCGGGGACCTCGGCGAGCCGGTCGGCGATGTCGTCAGGGGCGCTGGGGTCGAAGGGTTTGACCGAGATGAAGGCGGTCAGCGGCAGGCCCACGGCCTCGGGGTCGACGATGGCGGCGTAGCCGCGGATGACCCCGCGCTGCTCCAGGCGGCGCACCCGCTGGTGCACCGCCGAGGTGGACAGGCCGGTGGCCTTGCCCAGGTCGGTGTAGCTCATCCGCCCGTCCTTGACGAGCAGATCCACGATTTGTCGGTCCAACTCCTCCACCCGCTCAACCTACTGTGCGCGGGCGCGTGCGCGCAGCGCGCGCCCGATCGCGGACGCCCCGATACCGGCCCATGTGAGGAATGCCACACCTGTGACGCCGGCTCCGCGGGGCGCCGGCGATTATGCGCGCGGCATGAGGGGCATTGCTGGTGTTGGCCGAGACCGCCGGTCACACGAACGAAGTCAGCGGTCCGAGTGGCCCACCCGAGGGGGATGGACATCATGCGACGCCTGAAGCAGGACTTCGCCGCGGCCGACATCGGCGCCCAGGAGGGCGACAGTTTCGACTTCCTGATCGAGGACACCGCGGACGATCCCTTCGACACCTACGAGATCTACCGCGTGAGCTGCCCGGACTGCGGGCAGCCGATCGCGCTGCTGGCGGACGAGGACACCCTCCCGGAGCACGCGCTCTGCCCCTCGCCGTGGAACCCGTTCGCGCTGACGGTGTGCCAGGGCTCCGGCCGGCCGGCGGCCGACGCCGCGGACACCGACGACATGATGGACGCTCACGAGCAGGACGCGGCGATCCTGTTGACCCTTCCCGAGGGCCTGGACTGGCGGCGCCAGCCGTTCTCGCACCCCGGCGGCCCGGGTGAGCGGCCGGCCCGGGTGCCGCGCTCGCGCCGCCGGAGCTGAGGTTCCGCGGGCCGGCCGCGGCTCACCAGTAGCGGCCGGCGAGCATCGCCTCCAGCGTGTCCCGGTGCATGATCAGCCCGTCGGGGTCGGCCGGGACCGACACCTCGCCGAAGTGGATCTGACGGTAGGCCACCCTGAGCATCACGATGGCGTGCCGCAGGGCCGCGTAGAGGGTGTGGAACTCCATCGCGCGGGGCTCGTGCCCGGTCAGCCGGGCGTAACGGGCCTCGACGCGGTCGCGGCGCAGGAAGTCGGGCAGGCCGCGCTGCCCGCCGCCCACCGTGAGGTCCTGGAAGAAGCGGTGGAGGTAGACCATCCATCCGAGGTCCAGCTCGCGGGGGCCGAGGGCCGCCATCTCCCAGTCCAGGATCCCGGCCGGCGCGAAGCCGTCGTAGACGATGTTGCCGATCCGGGCATCGCCCCAGGTCAGTACGGTCTCGCCGGGGTCCGCGGGCCAGTGGTCGGCGAGCCAGGCGAAGCCGCGCTCGATGAGCGGGGAGTGCGGGAGTCCGTCGACGACCCAGGCGTAGTAGGCGCGTTGGGCGTCGACGTGGCGCCGGAGCGGGCTCCCGGTGCCGGGCAGCGCGAGGAACTCCGCCGATTCCACCGGGACTTGGTCGTGCAGGCGGGCGAGGACGGCGACGCTCGCGGCCTCCAGCCGGTCGCGTTCGGCGTCGGTCGCGTCGTACAGCCAATTCCCCTCGTACGTATAGGGCATGACGTCGGGCGGCACCCGGCCCGTGACGCGGGCCATGACGAAGAACGGCGCGCCGAGGTGCGCGGGGTCCTCCTCCAGCCAGAAGGGGCGGGGCACCGGCAGGTCGGTGCGGTCGGCGACCAGGCGCATGGTGCGGTACTGCCGGGGCATGTCGTAGCGCGGGAAGATCGTGTACGCGGCGGGGTCGCCGGCCAGCCGCAGGACGCAGGAGGTGGGGGCCTCGCCCCGCGGGTGCGCGGCCGAGGGCTCGGCGGAGTCCGGGTCCGGGTGGTCGATGTCGAAGAGCAGGGTCTCGCTGGACATGCCGTTGGAGGCGGGCACGGTGACCGCGGTGACGCGGGGCGCCGGGAGGGGGGCGCCCCCCGCGGGCGGAGGTCCCCCTTGTTCGGCCGGCGTCGGGAGCCCGTGGGAGGGGTCGAGAGCCCGGGAGCGGGTGGCGAGCCAGGCGGTGAGCCGCCGGGTGAGGTCCTCGGGGTCGCGGGTGGTGGTGCGGGGGCGCGGGGTGGCGGTCATCGGGCGGCCTCCCCGGGGCGGCGGGTGCGGCCGGGGGCGACGGAGTCGTAGCCGGTGAAGCCGCTGGGGTCGTGGCGGCCGAAGCTGCCGTGCTCGAAGACGCCGTAGCCGGTGCGGCCGTCCAGGGTGAAGCGGGCGGCGTGATCGGTGACCCCGTAGGCGGCGAGGGGGTGGGCGGCCGGGTCGGACAGGTCGTAGACGCGGCGGTCGGTCCAGCCGCGGCCCTGCCAGGTGCCGTGCTGCCAGTCGTCGGCGGGCGGGTAGCCGGCGCCGAGGGCGAGCGGCGAAGAGGTGAGGATCTCTGCGGTGAGTTCGAGGGGCTTGCGGGCGGGGTCGGTGAGGTGGAGGACGGCGCGCTCGGGGTGGCGGGTGCCGGGGCGGTAGCCGATGTCGGCGTACGGCCAGCCCAGTTGGCGGTCGGGAGCGCCGTCGCGGACCAGCCGCGCCTCGTTGAGGGTGCGGTGGCCGTCGGCGTCCTCCTGGACGATGACCATGACGAACCGGTCGTCGAAGCGGACCGGGCACCAGATCCAGTGGAACCCCTCGGTGGGCGCCTCGGCGGCGGCCCGCCCGCCGTCCTCGCCGGGTATCGGGCGCACGCCCCAGCTGCGGTCCCGGGTGCCGGTCCACTCCCCCGCGGTGACGGTGAGCCGCTCACCGGCCGCCCGGAGGGTGCCGGTGCAGGTGCCGGCCTGGACGAAGCGGCGGCCCTCCAGGATCAGCCGGCCGCCGCGGTGCTGGGTGTGGTGCGGTTCCCAGGTGGCGGGGAAGGACGCGGTCCAGGTGAGGTCGTAGGAGAGGCCGTCGGGGTCGGACGGGTCAGGGTCGCAGGTGAGCCGGAGGCGGCGCAGGGGCTCCTCGACGGTGATCGTGAACGGGCCGACGGTGAGCGCCAGACGGTCGTCGGTGAGCGCGTCGGAGGCCCGGACCGCGTGCAGCCGGTCGCCGAGGCGCAGGGTGGCGTAGGCGTCGATGACGCCGGTGTTGGGGTAGACCCCGAGGCCGGCGATGAGCAGGGCGCGGCCGGTGTGGTCCAGGACGTGGAAGATGCAGCGGTCGTAGGCGTTGCGGTCGCTGGTGGCGACCTGCCGCATGGAGAGCGGCGCCTGGTGGATGGGGTATTCGTCGAGCGCGATCGGACGGTCGGACACGGTCCCTCCTGGGCACGGCCGGACGGTGGATCACCGGGAAGCGGAGAATTGACGGTACGTCAGATAGCGCTGGGCGGCCACACCCCCGAGGAAGGTGGTGGGGCGGCTCGCCACCGCGCCCGGTGGCGACCTGTGTGCCGACAGCGCTCCGCATCCGGCCCGGGAACGACCAAGAGGCGTGCTTGCGCGCCCGAACCGCCCTTTGCGCAGGGCGAGTCGAGGTGGCGCACGGACGGGCGGGGCGGGGCGTCCGACCGACCCCGCCCCGGTGACTCAGTGCGACTCCGGCCCCGCCAGGTGCCGGGCGATCACCATCCGCTGGATCTGGTTGGTGCCCTCGACGATCTGGAGGACCTTGGCCTCCCGCATGAAGCGCTCGACCGGGAAGTCGACGGTGTAGCCGTAGCCGCCGAGGAGTTGGACGGCGTCGGTGGTCACCCGCATCGCGGCGTCCGTGCAGAACAGCTTGGCCATCGCCGCCTCCTTGGAGAACGGCGCGCCGGCGTCGCGCAGCCGGGCGGCGGCGAGGTACAGCGACCGACCCGCCTCCACCTGCGTCGCCATGTCCGCGAGCATGAACCGCAGCCCCTGGAAGTCGACGATCGGGCGGCCGAATTGGCGGCGCCCGGCGGTGTAGGCGAGGGCCTCGTCCAGTGCCGCCTGGGCGACGCCGATGGCGCAGGCGGCGATGCCGAGGCGACCGGAGTCCAGGGCCGACAGCGCGATGGAGAAGCCCTGGCCCTCGTCACCGATCCGGCGGGAGTCGGGCACCCGGACCCCGTCGAAGTGCAGCTGTGCGGTCGGCGAGCCCTTCATGCCCATCTTGCGTTCGGGCTTGGCGGGCCGGAGCCCCTCGGCGTCGCCGGGCACCAGGAAGGCGGTGATGCCGTGGGCGCCGTTGCCGCCAGTGCGGGCCAGCACGGTGTAGAAGTCGGCCACCCCGCCGTGGGTGATCCACGCCTTGGTCCCTTCCAGGGTCCAGGTGTCGCCGCTGCGGGTGGCCCGGGTGGTCAGGGAGGCGGCGTCGGAGCCGGCGGCGGGCTCGGAGAGGCAGTAGGCGCCGAGCAGGCCGCCGCCGAGCATGGCCGGGAGGTGCTCGGCGCGCTGCTCCTTGGTGCCGTATCCGGCGAGCGCGTGACAGGCCAGGGTGTGGACGCTGACGCCGAGGCCGACGGTGAGCCGGGCGGCCGCGAGCTCCTCCAGGACCTGGAGGTAGACCTCGTAGGGCTGGCCGCCGCCGCCGAATTCGTCGGCGTACGGGAGCGAGAGCAGGCCGGATTCGGAGAGCAGGGTGAACAGGGCCCGCGGGAAGCGGCCGGCTTCCTCCTCCTCGGCGGCCGTTGGCCGGACCTCTCGCTCGGCAAGCTCACGGACCAGGGCCATCAGGTCGCGGGCCTCCTCGGTGGGCAGCCTGCGGTCCACCGGCGGCGGGACATACTCGGTCATGGCGGCGCTCTCCTCCCTTTCGGGCGCTACGGCGACGCGCAAGGGTGGCGGCGGCGCCGGTTTCCGTCGTGCCTGGCCGATGATCGCTTTCCGGGTCGCGGAAGGCGATGACCTGCGGCTGTGGCGCTAGGAGTATGCCCGATCGGCGGCCCGGCGTCACGGGTTGATCATCGATCGCCGGGCAGATCCGGACCGCTTCGCGCATCGGGCGGTGCCGGCGGCATATTGGTCCGAACCATTGACTCAGTGGTCTAGTCCTTCTACCTTCTCCACAACGTTCCGCGCGTTCATGCCAATTCGGCAGGCATGCGCCCCGGAACGCCGCCATGCTCCACCCTCGCCCCCCTCCGAGGAGACGACATGCTCAGACCGCACCGGAAGCGAGCGCCGCGGAAGCTGATCGCCGCCGCGACCGCCCTGTGTACCGCGGCCCTGGCCGGCACGCTGTTCGCCGGTTCCGCCTCCGCCCGCCCGTCGCCCGCCCCCACCCCGGCAGGAACCGCTGCGCGGTACCCCTCCTCTTCCCCGTCACCCGCCCCCCACCTTGCCACCACGGCCCGGACCACCGCGGCCGGCAACAAGGTCGTCGGGTACTTCACCAACTGGGGCATCTACGGCCGCAATTACCAGGTCAAGAACATCGAGACCTCCGGCTCCGCGGCCAAGCTGACGCACATCAACTACGCGTTCGGCAACGTCCAGGGCGGCAAGTGCGCCATCGGCGACTCCTACGCCGACTACGACAAGGCGTTCACCGCCGACCAGAGCGTCGACGGCAAGGCCGACACCTGGGACGACCCGAACGGTCTGCGCGGCAACTTCAACCAGCTGCGCAAGCTCAAGAAGCTGCACCCCGACCTCAAGGTGCTGTGGTCGTTCGGTGGTTGGACCTGGTCGGGCGGGTTCGGCGAGGCCGCCAAGAACCCGGCGGCGTTCGCCCAGTCCTGCTACGACCTGGTCAAGGACAAGCGCTGGGCGGACGTCTTCGACGGCATCGACGTCGACTGGGAGTACCCCAACGCCTGCGGTCTGACCTGCGACACCAGCGGCAAGGACGCCTTCACCGGCGTCCTGAAGGCGCTCCGGGAGAAGTTCGGCCAGAGCAGCCTGGTGACCGCGGCGATCACCGCGGACGCCTCGGACGGCGGCAAGATGGACGCCACCGACTACGCGGGCGCGGCCCAGTACGTCGACTGGTACGACCCGATGACCTACGACTACTTCGGCGCGTGGGACGCCAAGGGACCGACCGCCCCGCACTCCCCGCTGACGTCGTACGACGGCATACCGAAGGCCGGGTTCAACAGCACCGACACCATCGCCAAGCTCAAGAAGCTGGGCGTCCCGTCGGACAAGCTGCTGCTGGGCATCGGCTTCTACGGCCGCGGCTGGTCGGGCGTCACCCAGGACGCACCGGGCGGCACCGCGACCGGCGCGGCACCGGGCACCTACGAGGCGGGCATCGACGACTACAAGGTGCTCAAGGGCCGCTGCCCGGCCACCGGCACGGTGGGCGGCACCGCCTACGCCAAGTGCGGTGACCAGTGGTGGAGTTACGACACCCCGCAGACCATCGGGAACAAGATGGCCTACAAGGACGCCCAGGGTCTGGGCGGGACGTTCTTCTGGGAGCTGAGCGGCGACACCCCCGACGGTGAGCTGATCAACTCCATCAAGTAGCCCCGGAGCACCGGCCACGGGGGCGACCGCACCGACGAACCGCCCCGAGGAACGGGGGACGCGAGCGGGCGGGAGGCGACGGCCTTCCGCCCGCTCCGTCGCGCCCGGCCCGACGGCGACCGGGGCGGCGTCCCGTCAGACCGACGGCCGGGGCGGCGCCGGA is a genomic window containing:
- a CDS encoding amidohydrolase, whose protein sequence is MSERNPEQVPSRTVLLRGGEVHSPADPFATAMVVEGDRIAWVGEEGAADSFADGVDEIVHLDGALVTPAFTDAHVHTTATGLTLTGLDLSGAATLAEALDRIRGYAAGRPAGTVLLGHGWDASAWPEGRPPSRAELDAAAGGRPLYLTRVDVHSAVVTTALLDLVPGIRERSGFHPEAPLTGDAHHAVRAAAYATVTPAQRAEAQAAALERAASLGIGTVHECAGPEISSEDDFTALLARAAEGTGPRVIGYWAELIASAKDADRIRELGAHGAAGDLFADGSLGSHTAHLHAPYADAPPGCAGGTHTGTAHLDRETVAAHVAACTEAGIQAGFHAIGDAALTTVTDGVRAAADRVGLARVRAARHRVEHAEMLTDATIAAFADLALTASVQPGFDAAWGGPDGMYAARLGADRAAGLNPYAALLKAGVPLALGSDSPVTPLDPWGTVRAAVFHRTRAHGISARAAFTAHTRGGWRAIGRDDAGVLMPGAPADYAVWRTGDLIVQAPDERVERWSTDPRSGTPGLPDLTPGNDLPHCLRTVVGGRPIFDRPIE
- a CDS encoding Lrp/AsnC family transcriptional regulator, whose translation is MEELDRQIVDLLVKDGRMSYTDLGKATGLSTSAVHQRVRRLEQRGVIRGYAAIVDPEAVGLPLTAFISVKPFDPSAPDDIADRLAEVPELEACHSVAGDENYILKVRVATPLELEHLLTRIRSLAGVSTRTTVVLSTPYEARPPRI
- a CDS encoding phosphotransferase family protein, yielding MTATPRPRTTTRDPEDLTRRLTAWLATRSRALDPSHGLPTPAEQGGPPPAGGAPLPAPRVTAVTVPASNGMSSETLLFDIDHPDPDSAEPSAAHPRGEAPTSCVLRLAGDPAAYTIFPRYDMPRQYRTMRLVADRTDLPVPRPFWLEEDPAHLGAPFFVMARVTGRVPPDVMPYTYEGNWLYDATDAERDRLEAASVAVLARLHDQVPVESAEFLALPGTGSPLRRHVDAQRAYYAWVVDGLPHSPLIERGFAWLADHWPADPGETVLTWGDARIGNIVYDGFAPAGILDWEMAALGPRELDLGWMVYLHRFFQDLTVGGGQRGLPDFLRRDRVEARYARLTGHEPRAMEFHTLYAALRHAIVMLRVAYRQIHFGEVSVPADPDGLIMHRDTLEAMLAGRYW
- a CDS encoding acyl-CoA dehydrogenase family protein; the protein is MTEYVPPPVDRRLPTEEARDLMALVRELAEREVRPTAAEEEEAGRFPRALFTLLSESGLLSLPYADEFGGGGQPYEVYLQVLEELAAARLTVGLGVSVHTLACHALAGYGTKEQRAEHLPAMLGGGLLGAYCLSEPAAGSDAASLTTRATRSGDTWTLEGTKAWITHGGVADFYTVLARTGGNGAHGITAFLVPGDAEGLRPAKPERKMGMKGSPTAQLHFDGVRVPDSRRIGDEGQGFSIALSALDSGRLGIAACAIGVAQAALDEALAYTAGRRQFGRPIVDFQGLRFMLADMATQVEAGRSLYLAAARLRDAGAPFSKEAAMAKLFCTDAAMRVTTDAVQLLGGYGYTVDFPVERFMREAKVLQIVEGTNQIQRMVIARHLAGPESH
- a CDS encoding glycoside hydrolase family 18 protein; this translates as MLRPHRKRAPRKLIAAATALCTAALAGTLFAGSASARPSPAPTPAGTAARYPSSSPSPAPHLATTARTTAAGNKVVGYFTNWGIYGRNYQVKNIETSGSAAKLTHINYAFGNVQGGKCAIGDSYADYDKAFTADQSVDGKADTWDDPNGLRGNFNQLRKLKKLHPDLKVLWSFGGWTWSGGFGEAAKNPAAFAQSCYDLVKDKRWADVFDGIDVDWEYPNACGLTCDTSGKDAFTGVLKALREKFGQSSLVTAAITADASDGGKMDATDYAGAAQYVDWYDPMTYDYFGAWDAKGPTAPHSPLTSYDGIPKAGFNSTDTIAKLKKLGVPSDKLLLGIGFYGRGWSGVTQDAPGGTATGAAPGTYEAGIDDYKVLKGRCPATGTVGGTAYAKCGDQWWSYDTPQTIGNKMAYKDAQGLGGTFFWELSGDTPDGELINSIK